A window of the Thalassophryne amazonica chromosome 11, fThaAma1.1, whole genome shotgun sequence genome harbors these coding sequences:
- the sqstm1 gene encoding sequestosome-1 isoform X1, with product MSVTVKAYLLGKEETVKEIRRFTVDPEASSSFEYLNRKTAQVFSNLSNFNMFYRDEDGDLVAFSSDDELMMGLACMKDATFRLYLREKKEFRRDFPLHAFPPFAFGPPPAGPAQAPPPHHSPPPAVHPNVTCDGCDSPVVGTRFKCSVCPNYDLCTTCQAQGMHTEHALLPIWHPLQQWFPRGSWMRRMRHCMWNQNQHKDQEAGADNSSPAAPTTNSSTPSDSQANVDFLKNIGEGVAAMLSPLGIDVDIDVEHEGQRTKVTAPPQSGGAENDMEKYGANSNGGASDTARGSRDSPSDEEWTHLSSKEVDPSTGELQSLKAAFQQEDPTPAPSGLREAALYPHLPQEADPRLVESLAQMLSMGFDDEGGWLTRLLQAKGYDISAALDAIQYAKLPHPSQP from the exons ATGTCGGTGACCGTGAAAGCGTATTTGCTGGGGAAAGAAGAAACCGTGAAGGAGATCCGACGGTTCACGGTGGATCCAGAAGCTTCCAGCAGCTTCGAATATCTCAACCGGAAGACGGCCCAAGTTTTCTCCAATCTGAGCAACTTCAACATGTTCTACAGAG ATGAGGACGGAGACTTGGTGGCATTTTCGTCTGATGACGAGTTGATGATGGGACTGGCTTGCATGAAGGATGCCACCTTCCGTCTCTACCTGAGAG AGAAGAAGGAGTTCCGGCGGGACTTTCCGCTTCATGCCTTCCCACCGTTTGCCTTTGGCCCTCCTCCTGCTGGACCTGCTCAGGCTCCGCCCCCTCACCACAGTCCACCCCCTGCAGTACATCCTAATGTGACCTGTGATGGCTGTGACAGCCCCGTGGTGGGAACCCGCTTCAAGTGTTCAGTATGTCCTAACTATGACCTGTGTACCACCTGCCAGGCGCAGGGGATGCACACTGAGCATGCTCTGCTGCCAATATGGCACCCGCTGCAG CAGTGGTTTCCTCGAGGGAGTTGGATGAGGAGGATGAGACACTGCATGTGGAACCAGAATCAGCACAAGGACCAAGAAGCTGGAGCTGACAACTCCAGTCCTGCTGCGCCTACTACTAACAGCAGCACCCCTTCTG ATTCCCAGGCTAATGTGGACTTCCTGAAGAATATTGGTGAGGGTGTGGCTGCCATGTTGAGCCCATTAG GTATTGACGTGGACATCGACGTGGAACATGAGGGCCAAAGGACCAAGGTCACTGCACCTCCCCAGAGCGGTGGTGCAGAGAATGACATGGAAAAGTATGGAGCAAACAGTAACGGCGGAGCAAGCGACACTGCAAGG GGCTCCAGAGATTCACCTAGTGATGAGGAGTGGACTCACCTGAGTTCCAAAGAGGTAGACCCGTCCACGGGGGAGCTGCAGTCTCTGAAGGCGGCGTTTCAGCAGGAGGACCCCACACCAGCACCCTCAGGCCTTAGGGAGGCAGCCCTATACCCCCACCTGCCTCAAG AGGCGGACCCTCGGCTGGTGGAGTCTCTGGCTCAGATGCTGTCCATGGGCTTTGATGATGAGGGTGGCTGGCTCACTCGCCTCCTGCAGGCCAAAGGCTATGACATCAGCGCCGCACTGGATGCTATTCAGTACGCCAAGCTGCCCCACCCCTCACAGCcatga
- the sqstm1 gene encoding sequestosome-1 isoform X2, translated as MSVTVKAYLLGKEETVKEIRRFTVDPEASSSFEYLNRKTAQVFSNLSNFNMFYRDEDGDLVAFSSDDELMMGLACMKDATFRLYLREKKEFRRDFPLHAFPPFAFGPPPAGPAQAPPPHHSPPPAVHPNVTCDGCDSPVVGTRFKCSVCPNYDLCTTCQAQGMHTEHALLPIWHPLQWFPRGSWMRRMRHCMWNQNQHKDQEAGADNSSPAAPTTNSSTPSDSQANVDFLKNIGEGVAAMLSPLGIDVDIDVEHEGQRTKVTAPPQSGGAENDMEKYGANSNGGASDTARGSRDSPSDEEWTHLSSKEVDPSTGELQSLKAAFQQEDPTPAPSGLREAALYPHLPQEADPRLVESLAQMLSMGFDDEGGWLTRLLQAKGYDISAALDAIQYAKLPHPSQP; from the exons ATGTCGGTGACCGTGAAAGCGTATTTGCTGGGGAAAGAAGAAACCGTGAAGGAGATCCGACGGTTCACGGTGGATCCAGAAGCTTCCAGCAGCTTCGAATATCTCAACCGGAAGACGGCCCAAGTTTTCTCCAATCTGAGCAACTTCAACATGTTCTACAGAG ATGAGGACGGAGACTTGGTGGCATTTTCGTCTGATGACGAGTTGATGATGGGACTGGCTTGCATGAAGGATGCCACCTTCCGTCTCTACCTGAGAG AGAAGAAGGAGTTCCGGCGGGACTTTCCGCTTCATGCCTTCCCACCGTTTGCCTTTGGCCCTCCTCCTGCTGGACCTGCTCAGGCTCCGCCCCCTCACCACAGTCCACCCCCTGCAGTACATCCTAATGTGACCTGTGATGGCTGTGACAGCCCCGTGGTGGGAACCCGCTTCAAGTGTTCAGTATGTCCTAACTATGACCTGTGTACCACCTGCCAGGCGCAGGGGATGCACACTGAGCATGCTCTGCTGCCAATATGGCACCCGCTGCAG TGGTTTCCTCGAGGGAGTTGGATGAGGAGGATGAGACACTGCATGTGGAACCAGAATCAGCACAAGGACCAAGAAGCTGGAGCTGACAACTCCAGTCCTGCTGCGCCTACTACTAACAGCAGCACCCCTTCTG ATTCCCAGGCTAATGTGGACTTCCTGAAGAATATTGGTGAGGGTGTGGCTGCCATGTTGAGCCCATTAG GTATTGACGTGGACATCGACGTGGAACATGAGGGCCAAAGGACCAAGGTCACTGCACCTCCCCAGAGCGGTGGTGCAGAGAATGACATGGAAAAGTATGGAGCAAACAGTAACGGCGGAGCAAGCGACACTGCAAGG GGCTCCAGAGATTCACCTAGTGATGAGGAGTGGACTCACCTGAGTTCCAAAGAGGTAGACCCGTCCACGGGGGAGCTGCAGTCTCTGAAGGCGGCGTTTCAGCAGGAGGACCCCACACCAGCACCCTCAGGCCTTAGGGAGGCAGCCCTATACCCCCACCTGCCTCAAG AGGCGGACCCTCGGCTGGTGGAGTCTCTGGCTCAGATGCTGTCCATGGGCTTTGATGATGAGGGTGGCTGGCTCACTCGCCTCCTGCAGGCCAAAGGCTATGACATCAGCGCCGCACTGGATGCTATTCAGTACGCCAAGCTGCCCCACCCCTCACAGCcatga